In Thiovibrio frasassiensis, one DNA window encodes the following:
- a CDS encoding YfiR family protein translates to MAEYTLKAAFLYNFVAFTKWPAEVGSPLNVCVYGPDPFGQDLDNKIQGQSVNGRSLAVKRITSVDGLGNCQIVFISRPVIGNLPRVLDSLHNKPVLTVADSPGAILEGVVLNMDTNMGKVTFKANLLAAQGNGLSLSSNLLRLATEVIK, encoded by the coding sequence ATGGCGGAGTATACCCTCAAGGCGGCTTTCCTGTATAACTTCGTCGCCTTCACCAAATGGCCTGCCGAAGTGGGCTCCCCCCTGAACGTTTGCGTATACGGCCCGGACCCCTTCGGCCAGGACCTGGACAATAAAATCCAAGGCCAGAGCGTCAACGGACGCAGTCTGGCCGTAAAACGCATCACCAGCGTGGATGGTTTGGGAAATTGCCAGATTGTATTCATCTCCCGCCCGGTGATTGGCAATCTGCCGCGGGTGCTTGACAGTCTGCACAACAAGCCGGTGCTGACTGTGGCCGACTCGCCGGGAGCCATCCTGGAGGGGGTTGTGCTGAACATGGATACAAATATGGGAAAAGTGACTTTCAAAGCGAATCTGCTCGCAGCGCAGGGCAATGGCCTGAGTCTCAGCTCCAACCTGTTGCGCCTGGCCACCGAGGTGATCAAATGA
- a CDS encoding MFS transporter, translating into MTPHNNTTLRQIFSLPVIVAALGYFVDIYDLVLFSIVRVPSLKSLGFSGQALIDNGVFLLNMQMAGMLVGGILWGILGDRKGRLTIMFASIFLYSLANLANGLATTLPAYATLRFIAGIGLAGELGAGITLVSEILHKSIRGYGTMLVASVGVSGAILANLVATTFDWRTAFVIGGVLGLLLLVTRIRVAESGMFRAMDDRTGVRRGNFLALFTDWLRFRRYCNSILIGIPIWFVVGVLITFSPEFGVALGISGPVSAGNSVMFCYLGLIAGDLSSGLVSQLLRSRKKAILIFLFLTVAGITLYFLQGGQSPAFFYGVCGFLGFAGGYWAIFVTVAAEQFGTNLRATVATTVPNFVRGMVVPITMLFQLGRNYLSLESSALLVGAICLIAAFLALAGLEETFHKDLDYFEEFL; encoded by the coding sequence ATGACACCACACAACAACACGACCCTTCGCCAAATCTTCAGCCTGCCGGTCATTGTCGCCGCCTTGGGCTATTTCGTCGACATCTACGACCTGGTGCTCTTCAGCATCGTCCGGGTGCCGAGCCTCAAATCCCTTGGCTTCTCCGGGCAGGCGCTCATCGATAACGGCGTTTTTTTATTGAATATGCAGATGGCCGGGATGCTGGTCGGCGGGATTCTCTGGGGTATTCTCGGAGATCGCAAGGGGCGGCTCACGATCATGTTCGCCTCGATCTTCCTCTATTCCCTCGCCAACCTGGCAAACGGGCTTGCCACCACACTGCCGGCTTACGCAACCCTGCGCTTTATTGCCGGTATCGGCCTGGCCGGAGAGTTGGGCGCAGGCATCACCCTGGTCTCCGAGATCCTGCACAAGAGCATCCGCGGGTACGGCACCATGCTGGTCGCCTCGGTGGGCGTCTCCGGGGCCATCCTGGCCAATCTCGTCGCCACCACCTTTGACTGGCGCACCGCCTTTGTCATCGGCGGGGTGCTCGGATTACTGCTGCTCGTTACCCGGATCCGGGTGGCCGAGTCGGGGATGTTCCGGGCCATGGATGACCGGACCGGGGTACGGCGGGGAAACTTTTTGGCCCTGTTCACCGATTGGTTGCGATTCCGCCGCTACTGCAACTCGATTCTGATCGGCATCCCAATCTGGTTCGTGGTCGGGGTCCTGATCACCTTTTCCCCGGAGTTTGGTGTCGCGCTGGGTATCAGCGGCCCGGTCTCGGCGGGCAATAGTGTGATGTTCTGTTATCTGGGCTTGATCGCGGGCGATTTGTCCAGCGGCCTGGTGAGTCAGCTCCTGCGCAGCCGAAAAAAGGCGATCTTGATCTTCCTGTTCCTGACCGTGGCCGGGATCACCCTCTATTTTCTCCAAGGCGGCCAAAGCCCGGCTTTTTTCTACGGAGTCTGCGGATTCCTTGGCTTTGCCGGCGGCTACTGGGCCATTTTCGTCACCGTTGCCGCGGAGCAATTCGGCACCAACCTGCGGGCCACGGTGGCCACCACCGTACCCAACTTCGTCCGGGGGATGGTGGTGCCGATCACCATGCTTTTCCAACTGGGCCGCAATTATCTCAGCCTGGAGTCCAGCGCCCTGTTGGTCGGCGCGATCTGCCTAATCGCAGCCTTTCTTGCCCTGGCCGGGCTTGAAGAGACCTTTCACAAGGACCTGGACTATTTCGAGGAGTTTCTCTAG